DNA sequence from the Oscillospiraceae bacterium genome:
ATACCATCCGCGCGGGGTTGGCAATTCCCATTTGGGCGCCGCTAAAAACTTCGTGCGCCGCGCCGGCGTTTTTGTTTCGTGTCGCACGTTTATCATAGGCCGTTTTGGCGTATAGTGATCTTATAGACTCCCTCCCCCCGACCCGCCTGTGCGGCGGGGAGAAGAAAAGGAAGGGCTTTTCGTATGGTTCTCAGTGCATCCGGGGGCGCGGCGCAGCCGGCTTCCTATCTCAAACCGGGGCGGCGCGTTCATCTGATCGGCGTCGGCGGCGTGTCCATGTGCGCGCTGGCCGAGGTGCTGGCGGCGCGGGGCCTGGCTGTGACCGGCTCCGATCTGCAGGAGAGCGCCGCGACAAAGCGCCTGCGGACACGGGGTGTGCCCGTGTTCATCGGCCACGCCGCCGGGCATGTGCGGGGGGCGGAAAGCATCATCCGCACCGCCGCCGCCCGGGACGACAACGTTGAAGTGGCGGAGGCTCGCCGGCTCGGTCTGCCGGTATTTGCGCGCGCGCAGATCTGGGGCTTTTTGATGCGGGGGTGCCATACGGCGCTGTGCATCGCCGGGACGCATGGCAAGACCACCGCCACCTCGATGGCCACTCACGTGGCGCTGGAGGGCGGTCTCGACCCCACCGTGATGATCGGGGGTACGCTGCCGCTGCTTGGCGCGGGGCACCGGGTGGGTGCGGGCGACGCGATCATCCTGGAGGCCTGCGAGTACTGTGACTCATTTTTGCACTTCTCCCCGACTCTCGCCGTCGTCCTCAACGTCGAGGCCGACCACCTGGACTACTTTACGAATCTGGACGCCATTGTCGACTCTTTCCGGCGTTTTGTGCTGCGAGTACCGCCCGAGACGGGCCTTGTGCTGCTGTGCGCGGACGACCCGGGCGCGATGCGTCTGGCGGAGGACTTGCCCCGGCGCGTGCGCACGTTCGGCGTCTCGCCTTCGGCGGATGTGCGAGCGACGGATCTGCACTGGGCGCAGGGCTGCGCCGCCTTCACCGTGACGGTCGGGGGCGCGGTCTATGCGTCGGTCGCGCTGCAGGTGCCGGGTGCGCACAACGTGACCAACGCGCTGGCGGCGGCGGCGGCGGCGCACTGTCTGGGGCTCCCGGGCGAGGCGGTGACCCGGGGGCTGGGTGCGTTTCGCGGCGCGGCCCGTCGTTTTCAGACAAAGGGGATGTTCCGCGGTGCGCG
Encoded proteins:
- the murC gene encoding UDP-N-acetylmuramate--L-alanine ligase translates to MVLSASGGAAQPASYLKPGRRVHLIGVGGVSMCALAEVLAARGLAVTGSDLQESAATKRLRTRGVPVFIGHAAGHVRGAESIIRTAAARDDNVEVAEARRLGLPVFARAQIWGFLMRGCHTALCIAGTHGKTTATSMATHVALEGGLDPTVMIGGTLPLLGAGHRVGAGDAIILEACEYCDSFLHFSPTLAVVLNVEADHLDYFTNLDAIVDSFRRFVLRVPPETGLVLLCADDPGAMRLAEDLPRRVRTFGVSPSADVRATDLHWAQGCAAFTVTVGGAVYASVALQVPGAHNVTNALAAAAAAHCLGLPGEAVTRGLGAFRGAARRFQTKGMFRGARVVDDYAHHPTEIAATLAAARAMGFARILCAFQPHTYTRTAALFDDFVSALRGADLIFLSEIYAAREQNVMGLSAATLASALPGARFFPALADIAPALAAEARPGDLILTMGAGDIWRVGEDLLARSDA